The following DNA comes from Bombus pascuorum chromosome 3, iyBomPasc1.1, whole genome shotgun sequence.
TCGTCAACCCAATTAACTGTGTGTCTTCTATTTTATCCACAGTATTTATGTCTCACGTGTACATCCGCATATATTCTCCttaattatacgtaatacCTTACGAACTATGCACTCCGCATCATTCCCACCCCGATTCGTGTTTCGCATTTCGACGCGACTTTCAAAAAAGTCCGAAGAACACGCATATTCTTATATTCATTCCCAAATCTTCAACGTTGTTCTATaacatttctttctcttttatacgTCTCACATGctataattattaatgaaaacaCCGTGAAAcgagatgaaaaatataatagtattttGGTAAACGTAGTAGCAAACGAATTCTAGGAGGACGTTGGATATACACTTCtggaaatcgatcgatcgagagcGAACGAGTTTGCctgtaattatataaagtgGCCTAAAGAGTGAAATTAATGTTCGCTCGGAAGGCTAACATACAGATTAATACAAAAGACAAGATATTAGAAATACAGTAAAAGAATGCATTGTTAGTCTTTCGCGTAGAATAATGAGGCAACAAAGGGAAAATATACGTCAAAAGCTTAGAAAGACAATATTTCTTGAGGAAGCGTTTGTCGACAGAAATTAGGCTACTTTCATAATCACAAGCATAAGTTAGTACTTCTCTAGCTGAGAAAAGTTCTCGCTTCATAGTGTTACAAATAACATGTACATTTTGTCGTCGAGCACTTGTGAATGCAGCAATATATTCGACAAAAtggatttttttttcttcttaaaaacGGATTGATTTAAACGATGGTCctaataatttatacgatGCTGGAATTAAAATCCCTATTGTCTAATAATTGTCTGAATGGATATGTAAAGGTCCAAATTTCCTTACAATTCTTATCATAGAATAACTATctgtttcgtttgaaattgttttttgaGATTGAAAATGGTTGCATTCATAAGTCCTCGAAAGAGTGACTAAACGCTCCGTCAAAATTGAACGTTGAATGAAATCACGAGATTAATTGTAGCGTCGTGATTCTGTGTATACACTGGCTATCGTATAACTTATATCGCTAAACACGTTTAAGATAGGGGTTTCGGTAATGTTCATACATTTTTAGTCCCACGTTTAGGCGACGTACAAGCTTTCCGATAAAAGtcattattcattttcatgcgtatactttagaaaataaaaaaaaaaatatgagcttaattattcaatttcacTCTACAACTATAAAAATCATCACTTAATATCctataattattcttaacTAAGGAAAAAAAGCAGAAGAACCATACCGGTTTTTtccatataaaattaattaccagaaaattaattagttaacagaaaattaataacttttatcGACAGCTGTTCGAACGTCCGGAATCAAACGACGATCTAATACAGCACCGAGAAACACCCACCATGGTTCACCTATGAAGTTTTCGCTTACCTACACGTATTTACACACTGCATGCACGTCTATATAGACACTCTTATCGTTTACAAATATCAAAAGGATTCGCCTGATTCTCTCCGTTTCGCGGGACTTCGGTTCATCCCTCGTCCATTTCTCGAGCCATTCAGCCCCTCGCGGTTCGCCTTTAAGGCTTCCTTTCAACCGGCGCCTCAGACAAAGGTTCAAAGACGAGCCACAAGGACGTTCgcagaaaatagaataaatttccGGGACGACGTTGTCGAGGATGATTACGGAGCAAAGGGAAATTGTCTTTCGATCGCCTGTGTTAATCGTACCGAATGAAAACCACGAACTATGCGGAGGAAACAATGACGTTGTATTAACTATATGTTTAGGATAGATTGTTGAACATTTATTCGATTCGACGTTTGAATAAATaggtaatttaatattttattattccaacTTTTTACTAGAAACAAAGTATTTTAATCTTGATTTTAAATTGCAAGTAAAGGAAAGTCTGGTTGTAAAGAATTAACTCTGTCCTTAGTAGAAACATAGTTCAGATAATTACAGTTTACCAATGGACAGTTAATTAACGAATGAATTGAATCTCTCTGCAAGTTTCAGCCACGTTTATGACCTGCAGTATCTTCACCGGTATTCAGGCTGTAACAAGAATGTTCGATACGACACGACATATTAAACTCGAGGAATGTTTAAAGTTTTTCTCGAGCACCGGAAACGAGTTCATCGAGTTCAATTTACTTTCTCGTCTGCTTTTTGATTGCCCTCCGTTTTCTTCCTGCTCTACAGCTTCCcattttcaaacgaaacatccttttaaaatatttactctGCAGCTAAGGGGTTGTTAACCCTTTGTACTGAACTGTCGCCGTTATAGTGACACTGATAAatgatatgaaaattatttcttacatAAGTATAAGTAACGATATATCTGATATGTCTACGTCTATATATCTAAATTGGTATAAACAATATCTGATTATATATGCAGTAattaagattataaaaataacattcaaAATCGGTATCAGATGTTAACAAATATtcacaaaaaatgttttataaattcacgTAATAATCAGCAATgttcaaatagaaattttctaagcGTTTAATTAACCATTCTATTAcaaacgtattttatatacgtattcaATAAACAGACATTTTTACAAACGTACATTACACACTAAATCGTATTAACGTTTCTGTTATCTTGTGTATCGCGTATTAACTAAATACAccgaatataaaatacttgaaaCATTACATTTCACGCTAATAAACTCTGTCGCAACCTGCGCATCATCCCCATACCCCTCCATTACCAATTTTGAGTAGTTAACAGCAtacaatgtataaaaatctacGACGCAATCTACGGGAGGCTGAGACACCCCCTTGCTCGATCAAACTCAGCCTTCGTTCAATCAAACAAAGAACTCCGCtaattttcttcgctttcatcacagaatttcaatttccctTTGTTCCGCAATGAATCTACGTAGAACGTCGTGCTACGAAACGAAAGCAGCGATCGACGAAAACCCGCAAACCGCCACCGTAACCAAACTGAACCTCAGACCTTAATTCACTCGCTATCCCGCTGGGTGGAACagcttgaaaataatttcgtaccTCGTGCAGGATTCGTCGACCTTCTCCCTTCTAAGTAGCGTAACGACGATCGATCAACCGGTGCGAAGAAAAGGGTGTAAGAGCCGCGTTGACGATCGTTCACTACCCGTGATGATAGTAGATCTTGTCCTTGCAATTGCACGTGGCACCGCAGAACTTCCGTCGTTCGCGGCCCTCTTTCGTGTTCGTCTCGCAGACCCAGTTACGAAACGTCCTGACCAATTCGGCGCAGTTCGACCAAAGATCGTTGTAGTAGCAGGCGTTCGTGCACAGCTTGTTGTACGAACAGTGGTCCTTGCACATGCTGCACGGCTTGCCAGCCACGTAAGGACGGCTAAGTTGACCTTTGTAATTGCCGCTGCAAGTAGAAAGAATTGTCAGCCATTAACATGGTCTTTTATGCACATGTATATCGTCTCTTATAAACGTCTTTGTTTAAGGCTGCTATGAAACGTTTGAGAGTGAAATGATGAGGATTAACGAAACGTGTATTTGTCTGATACGAAGAATACAGGAAagaaactaaactaaactaaaaagcaaaagttaaaaatagaaatatctttcaatATTCTAGAACaaagaacaattttaaatCACGAGATAATCTAAATAAGCTAATAGCCTAAATCGAATAAAAGGATATTGTGATACTGGATTTAAGGGTTGTCCTGTAAAAAATGTGATTTATCGTCTTTTTACTCTGCTCAGCCTCTTCGCAATTGTACAATCAGTTACAAGGCACTCCGCATATCGATATCAACTTTCTGCCAAGTAATCATAATGATCTTTACCAAAAGAGAAACATCCGTTTCCGCAACCTCGAAACAACTTTTCTCCGAATAGCTTTTCTCTAAACAACCGGTGTTCGATTTTATACAACCATCGTAGCTGTATTTCGACcagaaagaataattttgcCCGGCTGCAATCAGAGCGCAACTTTCCTTCATCTCCAAGAACACGACAAAAGACTCTCTAGCTCGCTCATTTCTCCCCATCAATTTCACCCCATCCCCGTGGCAAATGTTCGCCTAATAACTCCGCGTTTACCCGCTTCGACTCGCCTGCCTGGCACTCTCTTCCTCCGGCAATCTTTCCTTCAACTTTACTTTCAGACAATTAAGCCGTGACGTTTCACGACGTTTCATGATTGCAGTTCGCGAACGTCTCGAGCAACTTTCTCTACCCGTCAGACTCTACGTTTCCCAGCGACAAACAGCCCGAGGAACGAGCTCGAGCCAATCCTCGCGACCAAGTCAcgattaatttacatttggaGTATTTTTCGTGCCCGGTCACCGCGATCGTCGCCGCGCCGTTTCGAATTCAAATGTCCCGCCGCGAAATTCATCACGAAACCACAGCGGAAAGTAAAAAGTACCACTGTCCTAGAGTCACAGCTCTTTATCTACTGCTCGATCGAGGCAAGACCCCGGACATCGTATTAGATCATCACGAATTAGAAGAATCAAAAATCTCTGTAAGGGAAAATCGCGTAGGGTGAGTTTATTGGGTAAATGCTAAAAATCGAGGCAACGAATAGTTTCGTTGTTTCTgaaggttttttttttttctagtttaaTACGTTTAGCGATTACAGCGTTAAAACAGGCTTTTTATTTGCGTCGGTTTGATTTCATTGTAATTAAtgagatttttaattactgcGGTCttcgaattattatattatagcaTTATTGCgtcaatataataaaagagattttaatattataggaGTAACTTtagtaaaattggaaaataaatcgtGAATATGGGTAACGACTGCatcaaatttttctgaaaCTGACCAGCGCAGTAGAATCGATCAAAGTTCAAATTAGACTACATCGCTTATTCTTAAATAAGATCTTATCATAGTTGCGTAaggtttgaaaatatttagcgCATTCTTGCCAAGAAAATATTAGCAAGAAACGCGacgtaaaatttattcttgtTTATTTTGCTTTGCGTGCAAGAATTACTTTCAAAGAGTAGAGAAAGTCATTCCTGGCTCGATTAATACAACTGACGCGTTAATACTGGTTTTTATGTAAGtggtttgaaaattaatttcttaaaacgCGGCTGACAAATTGCACAAGTTATCGGCCgtaattttcaaaagaataaTCGTCCACTTTATGCGGCTGTTGCGTAAAGAACCGGAGAAGCTTTCCTGAAACACGATCCAAGGggaatagaattaatttcgaaaatgtGCTCTTGCGTCACGACATCTCAGAGCATTACTCCGGGATATTATTCCAGAATACTACGGTGTAGCACACTATACCGTGCAATAACAAAAACACATATTTctataacaacaacaacaacaacaaaatattCGTTGTAAAATGATGAAGCAGATAAGGAATAAAGTAATTGTTAAACGAAACGTACACATATTTAGAATAGAACATTTCAATGTCTATAATATGCAGGAATTCTTATTGAATCGTTCGAATTgcaagaatatttatagagCTTGCTGACAgatagaatttttagaattgaaAAGCATACACGCAAAAAATTGGGAACGGTTTATCGGAAATATTCTTCTTGAAATAGTAAACACTTGGTTGAATCggattaattgaaaaaacaaATCGAATAGCACAGATTGAATGGATTCTGGGAATTCTACGATCAAATTGCAGGAGCAGGCGCCTTAAATATCgctgtatttaatttaaaacgcgttaaaaatttaatttcgttaattgtTTATCGAGtggttgaaaaattaaagattttacgattttcgaatttaaaaatcttattGCAGAGTTTTATGATCTTCCACGATCATCTTCTATGTGGACAATAACGAATAGACAGAGAGGAATGATAGAAACAATGTCCAAGGTGCTAAACAACGTGGTATTCTGGTGAAGCGATCGTGAAGAAGTTTATAGAGGGTGGTCAAAAAGTGGCTACATGCACGAGAGGTCGGAGAAGTGGGTCAGACGTCAAGTAGAGTCTTCTTCAGAGAAGACGTGCTCTTCTTGTCGACAAAAAGCAACACCAGATACACGAAATGTAACGTACACTTCGTGATTCaacttctttttatcttgCCTCTTCTTTTCCGCAAGCATGCACGCAATTTAGTTATACCCTCTCATTGCACATTCGCATTTTCCACGTTTTTCAATTGTGTTACATTTCGTcgttataattcattttcaatatcTCTTCAATATCAATAGAGCACGCTCGTTTTAGAAAATGacttataatattgaaaataacgaaatatccaaattgGGTAAACAAAACAATTCATCATTATTGGAATATCTAGTCGTACCAGCTAAGGTGTGATAGTTAATTTaacattgtaataaaataaaattattttgactTATCGTCGTATAAATTTTCTCGCTTACAGGCCGTCGACCCAAcatgataaatatatcttaGAATGTAATCGCTCAAAACACAGAGCTTGAGGCGAATTATGCGCCGTGAGCGCGATTTGCCGGCAAGATTGCAAGCCTGTCATGATTATGACGATGCAAATGAAACCGTGATACTCTTTACATAGAGGGCTACGTTGCAACTGTTTGGCGAGTGCTCGCATAGTAACTAACTCGCAGAATATGACTGATGAAACACTGATAAAAGACTGTGACATAAGATGAACGACTATTGTAAGAATCGTCGCATTCATCGAACAGATAGCGTGTTgcgttaatataaaattcaacgttCGTACACACACGTTCAATTTCTTATAGCAAATAAGTATTTACAATCACGTTACATATGACGACATTTAAGACGCGAAATTTATAGTATCTACTATTCACAACCTTCTGAAGGTTAGATTCCTTTAGAATCCGTCGACCTCATAAACACCGCCAGTTTTCCTTTTCGATTCCCTCTTCGCTATCTTATTTTCTATCCCTTTAATTCCTTTGTAATTCTGTTTCATTACTTATCCTTCCGGGCAGTCCTAACGCGCGTACACTGGTAATATTTCCTTGGCGTGATGCACCAACAAcgaggaaagaaggaaagaaacgaagccGAGAGAATTTAAATTACGCGCGTCGAGCGCCGTCATAAATTCGTTTCTCGACCGCAATTTTCCGGATTATGCCCGTGGCCTTCCGCCGCGGTACCGGGCAAACTTTTCGATTACAATGAGCCACCATCATAAATTCCTGGCGCAGGAAGCAGCTGCGACTACCTACACGCGGTAATTCCCCGTGATACTCGCGACCACACGTGGCGAAGACAACTCCGTTACGTTCATTTTTCACCAATTGACAGCGtgtgaaaaattcattaatatgtGTCTTTAAGAACTCTGTAACTCGCCTTAATtcagtttcaaacatttctcgACATTTTACCAAATCAATCGTTAGAAGTTAAGTTTCACGATTCAATATATTCCGCTCGAACAAACTTGATTGCTTTATTTCTTCTTGGCTTAAAATCTTACTACTTATCtactattttcttatataaaaaattacaaatttctgtCCTACATTGCTGTGCCGGTCTATTACTCGGAGAAAGAAAACTTAGTTTCTTAAACGAATTCAAGCAACCTCGTGCCTTGACACGCTTTTGAAAATATCCCTCTGAAGTCGGCAAAATGAAATAAGACGCTTGGAAAGGAAATCATAATAGCCAGTCGGTCGCGTTTTCGAAACGACTAAACCACAGAAccgagaaaaatgaaacgaaaacagTGAAACGAGAGCGCGCACAGAAACGGCAACTGCGAGAAGCTTGAAGAGAATACACGCAAAGGTACTTCAGCTTTGTTACCGCTCCGTATTGTATTCCTTTCGCTGTTCGCTTTATAGGCGCTTTTTGTTCCTTGACAAGTGGCTCTCTTGTAGGCACCTTTACACCAAACGCAATAGAACCAAGTTCGACGTGCACTTAAAATTCTAACCAATGCCGCTACTCAAATTTCGCATCATAGAAATCTGATATTATGGGGAAAACATACAAAGGTGTAATTAAAGTTCTAGGTCTATGGTTTCGTAACTTGTGAAACAAATTGTTAGAATATCCTGTAACAATTGTTCCGagattggaaataaaatattattttattgggTATATATACCGCATAACTCTCAAATCGCAAGTCTCactatgaaaattttctaatgtCGTTTCTCGGTGCATCAGACTCCATTAAAAcgaattgaataattttcaccaactatttttatacaaatattccaCCGTCATACTGCTCGAATGTAGTCGATCGACTTTCGAGcctataaaacaaaaaatttgtgaaatttcaaggtatcttattttcaaattgtcAACGATCGTTTACTCACCTTGGAGCATAGTTGCACACATACATGAAAAAGTCCTTGCCGAGTGGGCCTTTGCCACCAGTGCAATGACTCACGCCACAGCCTACTAGATGTGTGGTGGCCCACACGATTTGAGTGTAATGGCCGATTTTGCGATAATCGTTGGCTTCTTCGTTGCCGTATTTGAAATCCTTGTATTCCATGTACCACATTCTGATAGCGAAATTCCTGAAAATGAAAGCACGATCGATTAATCAGCAAATTTACGTTAACATCTTCCTTTTACTTTCGCCGTCATTGTACAATTCTACTCGGGCTGAAACGTCGTTTCTTCCTCGCTTTGTACACTGAAAGAAGCGAGGAGCGTTCCAAAGGCTTTTCAATCCGAAAGAAGAGAATCGAGTCAATTAAAAACACGATAGACTCGGTCGAATGGTTTCATTGGAATTGCCGACGCCAAAGGAGGACGTGGAAGTGACATCGGCGACAATTGTTCAGTGAACGTCAACAGGTGGGTCTCTAAGGAAACCAGCGAGTACGAAAGCAAGTTATCGTTAGGCAGAAATAGAACAATGCTGGTGAATCGTAACTTCGAATCAGACTAGGAACTTTCGTGTCTGAACAATAACAGCTTTTTCTACTGGGAGTCTACGGTCTTTCGCGTATTTATAGGCTTATTCATACGAAGTCACTGAATAATGTATTACCTATTTCTAGGAAAGAATTTCTTACATTGAAACTTTGTAGAAAGTAGCAAATAGAATCTAATTATACGCGGCTCAAAGCTATTAGAAAAAGATTGTAACGATAAGAGGTTTTATTGTATCAAACAGAAGATTAATTTCCGTTGCCATCGGCCATCCAATGATTAAAACATTCGTTAAAGAAATGCAGATATACAAATAAtgagtataaaaatatatatatcttgttGCAAGTGAATTAATTACGGTAAATTACAAGATACAATGAATCACTGtatcaaacaatttcatttttataaattattactacataaaacgatatatataatacaatttacataaattatataacaaatatacgaTTCATAcgatacataatgacgtaacGTATGATTGatatttaagatatttcaaatttatgatACTACCTGATATTGTATTACGaataagttaaataaaattgcgatttttatatagtatgacaAATGAGAAAGATaa
Coding sequences within:
- the LOC132904843 gene encoding cysteine-rich secretory protein 2-like; translation: MRWLWIILLIALALPAAVPRKTHRSKPTPRLYGDRVPVKLLRTNSGRVRQKIVDTHNYFRTQVNPPAANMLAMKWHPGLGKAAQKWANRCLGLVHDNATGRYLDDFGSSGQNIFITTRRTLWNFAIRMWYMEYKDFKYGNEEANDYRKIGHYTQIVWATTHLVGCGVSHCTGGKGPLGKDFFMYVCNYAPSGNYKGQLSRPYVAGKPCSMCKDHCSYNKLCTNACYYNDLWSNCAELVRTFRNWVCETNTKEGRERRKFCGATCNCKDKIYYHHG